TTCACCGGGGATGAGATCGGCTGGATAACATAGACATCCCGCTCCCGCACATTTTCTAGAATACGCACAAAGATATTCTCATTGCTGAATTCGAAGACCTCAGCCTGGCCTAAAGGGATTTCCAGATAATCGCAGATCCCCTGAGCTAAGGCCGGGTGTGCGTTTCCGGTGAAAACCTTCAACTCGTCAATCAAAGCTCCTCCTTTTTCAATCATTCATTTGCCCTTGAACTGTGCTTCCCTTTTCTCGATAAAGGCGGCTACGCCCTCGCGGTAGTCCTCCGAGCTCAGCGCCAGCGCCTGGTAGGCTGCTGCCATCTCCAGCGCCGCCTCCAGGTCGGTATCAAGTGCCTTGTAGGCCAGCACCTTGGACATCTGGACAGCCAGTGGTGGGTTTTGGGCTATCTTTCCTGCCAGGTCCATGGTCTCCCGCTCCAGGTCATCGGCAGATACAAGGCGGTTCAGCACCCCGATTCGTTTGGCCTCTTCCGCCTCAAGGAAATCGCCGGTGAACAGAAACTCAAGCCCCCTGCCCAGCCCCATAAGGCGGGTGTAGAGCCATGTGCCACCACCGCCGGGGATGAGCCCGACCCTGACGAAACCGTTCCTGAACCTGGATTTCTCCGAGCCCACCCTCATGTCGCAGGCAAAGGCAAAATCGCAGCCAGCGCCCACAGCAGCGCCGTTAACCATGGCGATGGTCGGTTTGTCCAACCTTTGAAGCCCGAGGGCCACCTTCTGGTAGCTGTTCCGCACGTTATGATGCATCTCCACCGGGGTCCCGCTTAGCCCGCTAGCCTTACCGCCTTCGCTAATATCAGCGCCTGAGCAGAAGACCCTACCGGCGCCGGTAAGGACCACCACCCTCACATCGTCATTGCTGGCTATTTCAGCTATCGCTGCCACCATCTCCTGCAGCATCCGGGTGTCTAGGGCATTCATTTTATCAGGACGGTTCATGGTGATGGTAGCAATATGCTCCTCTTTTTTCAGGATAATGTTCCGGTAAACCATAGGATCCTCCCCCTCTTTATTGCAATGCTATTTAACAGGCTCCAACATTTCATTCTAGCATAAAAAAACCTCTCGATACAATTTATATACTCGTCCAGTACATTGGTGGCACGTCACCGTTCGCCTAATGTGGTTGTCATCTCGGGTGCAGCGAATCAATTTCACCCTTTTCCACCCACCCGCCCTGATATGCGGCACTGCCCCGACATATCGGGGAGACCCCTGCCATAGGAGAGCCCCTCTCTGGACTCCCCCTTTATAGATCCTGCTTAACCAAGTAACAACTACCATTAAACGGGATCAATTTAACTATGTGCCTCGATTATCGATTGAGGGCTTATTGCTCCTGCGCCATGGTCTCGAGCGCCGCCCGCGCTGCCTCCGTCTCCGCCTGTCGCTTGCTCTTACCACGACCCCTGGCGATTACACTGCCGACAATGGAAACCTCAACGGTGAACTCCTTGGCATGGTCCGGGCCTACCGCCTTAATGGTTCGATAAATTGGGGCCTCACCATGCCTTGCCTGTGCGATCTCCTGAAGCTGAGACTTATAGTCATAAAAAAGCCTGTGTTTGACAGCTCTACCTATCTCGTCGTCGAAGAGATGGAGCATAAAGTCCCGACATGCGGCAAAGCCCTGATCGATCAAGATAGCTCCGACCACCGCTTCGAAGGCTCCTGCTAGTATAGACTGCTTGGCGCGTCCCCCGCTGGCCTCCTCGCCACGCCCCAGATAAAGGTAGTTGCCAAGCCCCAGGGATCTGGCTAACCGTGCCAGGGTTTCCCCGCGCACCAGCGCTGCCCGGAGCTTGGTCATCCCTCCCTCAGATAGGTGGGGAAAATCTTCATAAAGCTTCTCGGCGATGACAAATCCCAGCAGGGAATCTCCCAGGAACTCCAGCCGCTCATTAGAGGGCAGGGCGAAGTCGGTGTTTTCATGCAGATAGGAGCGGTGAACCAGGGCTTGCTTGAGCAGAGCGGGATACCTGAAGGTGAAGCCGAGCGTATCCTGTAATTCCATGAATTCGGCAGATTCAGCCAAGATTTAGCCCCCCCATCAACATAAGTATTCCGCCTCGATTTGTCAAGGCAGGCGTGATATAATTCGAATCTAATGGAGAACCTGGCATTAAAGATGAGCCGGGGTATGCCTGGGAAACTCATCGCCTTTCTCCGCATCGCCGGGGAGGAAGCCCAGGCACAAGGGCAGAGGCTATATCTTGTGGGCGGTGCGGTTCGCGACCTTTTCCTGGGGCGTCCCAATCTGGACTTCGACCTGGTGGTAGAGGGCGATGCCCCTCGCCTCGCTCGCCAGCTTGCCAAGAAGGAGAGGCTGGATGGGGAGAATAGCAAAGTTGGGGAGCGGGTGACAGTTCACCGTCAATTCGGCACGGCAAAGTTCAGCCACGGGGGATTGAACATCGACCTGATCACGGCGCGCTCCGAAACCTATGCTAGACCTGGAGCCCTGCCCACAGTGCAGCCAGGAAAGATCCGGGATGACCTTCACCGGCGGGACTTTTCTATAAATGCTATGGCCATCGACCTGAGCCCGGCCTCTTTCGGCCAGTTGCTTGACCCTCATGGCGGTCGCAGTGACCTGGAGCAGAAACGAGTTGTTCGCATCCTTCATGAGCGCAGCTTTATCGATGATGCCACCAGAATTCTGCGTGCGCTTCGCTATGAACAGAGGCTTGGTCTCAAGCTCGAGCGTAATACCGAGCGGCTGCTCTGCGAGCATAAATCGATGCTGGACACTATAAGCGGCGACCGAATAAGGCACGAACTGGAGCTTATCCTGAAAGAGGACCGCCCCGAGCAAATCCTTAAGCGCGCACAGGCTCTAGGGGTACTCCAGCAGCTTCACCCTTCCCTGAGAGGCAATGGATGGCTGGCCCAGAGGTTTCGCCAGG
This genomic interval from Dehalococcoidia bacterium contains the following:
- a CDS encoding enoyl-CoA hydratase-related protein, with translation MVYRNIILKKEEHIATITMNRPDKMNALDTRMLQEMVAAIAEIASNDDVRVVVLTGAGRVFCSGADISEGGKASGLSGTPVEMHHNVRNSYQKVALGLQRLDKPTIAMVNGAAVGAGCDFAFACDMRVGSEKSRFRNGFVRVGLIPGGGGTWLYTRLMGLGRGLEFLFTGDFLEAEEAKRIGVLNRLVSADDLERETMDLAGKIAQNPPLAVQMSKVLAYKALDTDLEAALEMAAAYQALALSSEDYREGVAAFIEKREAQFKGK
- the rnc gene encoding ribonuclease III, encoding MAESAEFMELQDTLGFTFRYPALLKQALVHRSYLHENTDFALPSNERLEFLGDSLLGFVIAEKLYEDFPHLSEGGMTKLRAALVRGETLARLARSLGLGNYLYLGRGEEASGGRAKQSILAGAFEAVVGAILIDQGFAACRDFMLHLFDDEIGRAVKHRLFYDYKSQLQEIAQARHGEAPIYRTIKAVGPDHAKEFTVEVSIVGSVIARGRGKSKRQAETEAARAALETMAQEQ